The following coding sequences lie in one Tachysurus fulvidraco isolate hzauxx_2018 chromosome 19, HZAU_PFXX_2.0, whole genome shotgun sequence genomic window:
- the golt1ba gene encoding golgi transport 1Ba isoform X4: MMISLTDSQKIGMGLTGFGVFFLFFGMILFFDKALLAIGNILFVIGLAFVIGLERTFRFFFQKHKMKATSFFLGGVLVVLIGWPIVGVVLEFYGFFLLFRGFFPVVIGFIRRIPILGSLLNLPFISGPS; encoded by the exons ATGATGATCTCTCTGACCGATTCCCAAA AAATTGGGATGGGACTGACGGGCTTCGGAgtgtttttcctcttctttgGGATGATTCTGTTTTTCGACAAAGCACTCCTCGCGATCGGAAAC ATCCTGTTTGTGATCGGTTTGGCCTTCGTCATCGGCCTGGAGAGGACGTTCAGGTTCTTCTTCCAGAAGCACAAGATGAAGGCCACCAGCTTCTTCCTCGGAGGCGTGTTGGTGGTGCTGATCGGGTGGCCGATCGTCGGCGTGGTGCTGGAGTTTTACGGCTTCTTCCTTCTGTTCAG GGGTTTCTTTCCAGTGGTTATCGGGTTCATCAGGAGGATACCCATCCTGGGCTCTTTGTTGAATCTCCCTTTCATCAGTGGA CCTTCGTAG
- the golt1ba gene encoding golgi transport 1Ba isoform X5 translates to MGLTGFGVFFLFFGMILFFDKALLAIGNILFVIGLAFVIGLERTFRFFFQKHKMKATSFFLGGVLVVLIGWPIVGVVLEFYGFFLLFRGFFPVVIGFIRRIPILGSLLNLPFISGYVDRASESNSMV, encoded by the exons ATGGGACTGACGGGCTTCGGAgtgtttttcctcttctttgGGATGATTCTGTTTTTCGACAAAGCACTCCTCGCGATCGGAAAC ATCCTGTTTGTGATCGGTTTGGCCTTCGTCATCGGCCTGGAGAGGACGTTCAGGTTCTTCTTCCAGAAGCACAAGATGAAGGCCACCAGCTTCTTCCTCGGAGGCGTGTTGGTGGTGCTGATCGGGTGGCCGATCGTCGGCGTGGTGCTGGAGTTTTACGGCTTCTTCCTTCTGTTCAG GGGTTTCTTTCCAGTGGTTATCGGGTTCATCAGGAGGATACCCATCCTGGGCTCTTTGTTGAATCTCCCTTTCATCAGTGGA TATGTGGACCGAGCGAGCGAGAGCAACAGCATGGTATAA
- the golt1ba gene encoding golgi transport 1Ba isoform X1, producing MRLIPFLLYMRVIPFLLYMRVIPFLLYMRVIPFLLYMRVIPFLLYMRVIPFLLYMRVIPFLLYMRVIPFLLYMRVIPFLLYMRVIPFLLYMRVIPFLLYRRLIPFLLYRRLIPFLLYRRLIPFLLYRRLIPFLLYMRVIPFLLYRRLIPFLLYMRLIPFLLYMRLIPFLLYMRVIPFLLYRRLIPFLLYRRLIPFLLYRRLIPFLLYMRLIPFLLYMRLIPFLLYRRLIPFLLYMRLIPFLLYMRLIPFLLYMRVIPFLLYMRVIPFLLYRRVIPFLLYRME from the coding sequence ATGAGACTAATCCCCTTCCTGTTGTACATGAGAGTAATCCCCTTCCTGTTGTACATGAGAGTAATCCCCTTCCTGTTGTACATGAGAGTAATCCCCTTCCTGTTGTACATGAGAGTAATCCCCTTCCTGTTGTACATGAGAGTAATCCCCTTCCTGTTGTACATGAGAGTAATCCCCTTCCTGTTGTACATGAGAGTAATCCCCTTCCTGTTGTACATGAGAGTAATCCCCTTCCTGTTGTACATGAGAGTAATCCCCTTCCTGTTGTACATGAGAGTAATCCCCTTCCTGTTGTACAGGAGACTAATCCCCTTCCTGTTGTACAGGAGACTAATCCCCTTCCTGTTGTACAGGAGACTAATCCCCTTCCTGTTGTACAGGAGACTAATCCCCTTCCTGTTGTACATGAGAGTAATCCCCTTCCTGTTGTACAGGAGACTAATCCCCTTCCTGTTGTACATGAGACTAATCCCCTTCCTGTTGTACATGAGACTAATCCCCTTCCTGTTGTACATGAGAGTAATCCCCTTCCTGTTGTACAGGAGACTAATCCCCTTCCTGTTGTACAGGAGACTAATCCCCTTCCTGTTGTACAGGAGACTAATCCCCTTCCTGTTGTACATGAGACTAATCCCCTTCCTGTTGTACATGAGACTAATCCCCTTCCTGTTGTACAGGAGACTAATCCCCTTCCTGTTGTACATGAGACTAATCCCCTTCCTGTTGTACATGAGACTAATCCCCTTCCTGTTGTACATGAGAGTAATCCCCTTCCTGTTGTACATGAGAGTAATCCCCTTCCTGTTGTACAGGAGAGTAATCCCCTTCCTGTTGTAccgtatggaataa
- the spx gene encoding spexin prohormone 1 isoform X1, which produces MKSVKMFAAYALVFLLLSSLVSQACSAPRGRFQRRNWTPQAMLYLKGTQGRRFVSVDRNEGDVFDTLHLGTAETQDENTENLSVSKAATVLLNFLQQAKDEGMDNGLFLQDAPVWKRDYF; this is translated from the exons ATGAAG agtgtgaAGATGTTTGCAGCTTATGCGCTGGTGTTCCTCTTGCTGTCTTCACTTGTCTCTCAGGCTTGCAGCGCTCCGAGG GGCAGGTTCCAGCGGCGTAACTGGACTCCTCAGGCCATGTTGTACCTCAAAGGCACAC AAGGACGGCGCTTCGTGTCGGTGGACAGAAACGAGGGTGACGTCTTTGACACGCTCCACTTAGGTACCGCTG AAACACAGGATGAAAACACAGAGAATCTGAGCGTCTCCAAGGCGGCCACGGTGCTCCTCAACTTCCTCCAGCAGGCCAAAGACGAAG GAATGGATAACGGACTATTTTTGCAAGACGCACCAGTTTGGAAAAGAGACTACTTCTGA
- the stmp1 gene encoding short transmembrane mitochondrial protein 1 produces MMQFILGFTLGNVFGIYLAQNYEVPNIAKKIEAFKKDVEAKKKPPE; encoded by the exons ATGATGCAATTCATC ctcGGCTTCACTTTGGGGAATGTGTTTGGGATTTACCTGGCACAGAACTATGAg GTTCCAAACATCGCAAAGAAAATCGAAGCCTTCAAGAAAGATGTGGAAGCGAAGAAAAAACCTCCGGAGTGA
- the golt1ba gene encoding golgi transport 1Ba isoform X3, whose amino-acid sequence MMISLTDSQKIGMGLTGFGVFFLFFGMILFFDKALLAIGNILFVIGLAFVIGLERTFRFFFQKHKMKATSFFLGGVLVVLIGWPIVGVVLEFYGFFLLFRGFFPVVIGFIRRIPILGSLLNLPFISGASCC is encoded by the exons ATGATGATCTCTCTGACCGATTCCCAAA AAATTGGGATGGGACTGACGGGCTTCGGAgtgtttttcctcttctttgGGATGATTCTGTTTTTCGACAAAGCACTCCTCGCGATCGGAAAC ATCCTGTTTGTGATCGGTTTGGCCTTCGTCATCGGCCTGGAGAGGACGTTCAGGTTCTTCTTCCAGAAGCACAAGATGAAGGCCACCAGCTTCTTCCTCGGAGGCGTGTTGGTGGTGCTGATCGGGTGGCCGATCGTCGGCGTGGTGCTGGAGTTTTACGGCTTCTTCCTTCTGTTCAG GGGTTTCTTTCCAGTGGTTATCGGGTTCATCAGGAGGATACCCATCCTGGGCTCTTTGTTGAATCTCCCTTTCATCAGTGGA GCCTCCTGCTGCTGA
- the golt1ba gene encoding golgi transport 1Ba isoform X2, which yields MMISLTDSQKIGMGLTGFGVFFLFFGMILFFDKALLAIGNILFVIGLAFVIGLERTFRFFFQKHKMKATSFFLGGVLVVLIGWPIVGVVLEFYGFFLLFRGFFPVVIGFIRRIPILGSLLNLPFISGYVDRASESNSMV from the exons ATGATGATCTCTCTGACCGATTCCCAAA AAATTGGGATGGGACTGACGGGCTTCGGAgtgtttttcctcttctttgGGATGATTCTGTTTTTCGACAAAGCACTCCTCGCGATCGGAAAC ATCCTGTTTGTGATCGGTTTGGCCTTCGTCATCGGCCTGGAGAGGACGTTCAGGTTCTTCTTCCAGAAGCACAAGATGAAGGCCACCAGCTTCTTCCTCGGAGGCGTGTTGGTGGTGCTGATCGGGTGGCCGATCGTCGGCGTGGTGCTGGAGTTTTACGGCTTCTTCCTTCTGTTCAG GGGTTTCTTTCCAGTGGTTATCGGGTTCATCAGGAGGATACCCATCCTGGGCTCTTTGTTGAATCTCCCTTTCATCAGTGGA TATGTGGACCGAGCGAGCGAGAGCAACAGCATGGTATAA
- the spx gene encoding spexin prohormone 1 isoform X2, which translates to MKSVKMFAAYALVFLLLSSLVSQACSAPRGRFQRRNWTPQAMLYLKGTQGRRFVSVDRNEGDVFDTLHLETQDENTENLSVSKAATVLLNFLQQAKDEGMDNGLFLQDAPVWKRDYF; encoded by the exons ATGAAG agtgtgaAGATGTTTGCAGCTTATGCGCTGGTGTTCCTCTTGCTGTCTTCACTTGTCTCTCAGGCTTGCAGCGCTCCGAGG GGCAGGTTCCAGCGGCGTAACTGGACTCCTCAGGCCATGTTGTACCTCAAAGGCACAC AAGGACGGCGCTTCGTGTCGGTGGACAGAAACGAGGGTGACGTCTTTGACACGCTCCACTTAG AAACACAGGATGAAAACACAGAGAATCTGAGCGTCTCCAAGGCGGCCACGGTGCTCCTCAACTTCCTCCAGCAGGCCAAAGACGAAG GAATGGATAACGGACTATTTTTGCAAGACGCACCAGTTTGGAAAAGAGACTACTTCTGA